The stretch of DNA TATATAAGCGTTTAAACATAAGATATAGGGCtttttttagatggttcttttgttgccattgtaatctattacgtcacaataatatGTGCATGTTGTTAAGCAGCTAaaggtgtttcatatggtaccataacattgccattaagtgaaaaatttttgtacatttcatctttctaataacacaatccctccaaattgttgaaacctcTTTGAGCCACCTCAAGATAAATTAGTGCAACGTTAACTTAGTTTTGGATTACTATccatatacattacgtttcatgttttcatttctagatatcttgacaacaatacaataactgaactcccagaaaaggttttctcaggactcacttCCTTATCTTACTTGTAAGTGTATTGACccaaatacaatttaaaaatatGATACAGCTATGCGCCTGGTCACTCCACAAGGAATTGTCTGACTTAGTTACAAAGCGATTCGCAGAGCTGATTTAAATCAAGTCTCAAGAGCAATTAATACGGACCGTTTTAATTCTAAAATTAACGTACTCTTTGACCTTACCCTTGTAATGTTAATTCTATGACGCTTTAAAACTGAGGCCAATTGGGATTAGTTGTAATGCCACGAGTGTTATCTACTAAGAATTGGGTAAAGTCATGATCAGCGAGATCTGgggaaaaaaactaaaattaaattaaaaccaCAATGTATTGCATTGTTCTTCCTTATTTAAAACTAAACAATGTTGTTGCTAGTGATTTCTTTTTAACAAAGTGTTAATTAAGCAACGGTTTGGTACTTAAGAGCCACCTCTCTTAAGGACGTTTAAACCAGTTtgaacactttcaacaaactgtactatttggtgGGATTGAATGTCGGAAACCTTCTTACTTCATTGTGATTTTATAAtgtcatataaaacaaaaatagatgcTTATATAAATGCAAGCACCAATGTGACGTAATGGATGACCATGGAAAAAAATGAGCTTTCTAACACTAACGGCCTACATTTTGTCGCCAAACGCGTATATCTTAAAAAGAAATTGGGTGATCGCGTACTTTCATTGCTGGAGAGTGAATAGCATACTAGGATGAAACTTTCttcaaagtttgaagaaaattatttggagcagattcatagccaccctcacaattaaaaaaacattaagGGCTCTGTaaatccgctccagagaatttttttaaactttgcagagagtttcgttTTAGCGTACTAATCACTTTTCGCCGGTAAAagatgggggtcaccgagttctttttagatatataagcgcttaaacatAAGATATAGGGGtttttttagatggttcttttgttgccattgtaatctattacgtcacattaatatatgcatcttgttaagcagcTAAAGGTGCTTCATATggcaccataacattgccattaagtaaaacatttttgtacaattcatctttctaataacacattcccttcaaattgttgaaacCTATTTGAGCCACCTCAAGATAAATTACTGCAACGTTAACTTAGTTTTGGATTACTATccatatacattacgtttcttgttttcaattcTAGAGAACTTTACAGCAATGAAATAACTaaactcccagaaaatgttttctcaggactcacttCCTTATCTTCCCTGTAAGTATATTGACccaaatacaatttaaaaatatGATATAGCTATGCGCCTGGTCGCTCCACAAGCAATTGTCCGACTTAGTTACAAAGCGATTCGCACAGCTTATTTAATCAAATCTCAAGAGTAATTAATACGGACCGTTttaggtctaaaattaaggtaCTCTTTGACCTTACCCTTTTAATGTTAATTCTATGACGCTATATAATTGAGGCCAATTGGGATTAGTTGAAATGCCACGAGTCTTATCTACCAAGAATTAGGTGAAGTCATGATCAGGGAGATCTGGGGAAGAAAACTAGAATAAAATTGAAACCACAATTGATTGCATTGTTCGTCCTTATTTAGAAttaaacaatgttgttgctagggattttttttaacgaagtgTTAATTAAGCAACGTATTGGTACTTAATAGCCAACTATCTTAGGGAGGtttaaaccagttttaacactttcaacaaactgtactatttggtgGGATTGAATCTCGGAAACTTTTTTAAATCATGGTGATGTTATAATGtgatataaaacaaaaataggtgCTTATATAAATGGAAGCACCAACGTGATTTAATGGATgaccatggaaaaaaaaagagctttcGAACACTAACGGCCTACATTTTGTCTCCAAACGCATGTATCTTAAAAAGAAAGTGAACGACTCcgtatttttattgctggagagtgaaTAGCATACTTGGATGAAACTTTCTTCAACgtttgaagaaaattatttggagcagattcatagccaccctCACAATTAAAAGAATTAAGGTCTCTGTAAATCCGCTCCAGATAATTCTCTAATAATCctttacgtcacattaatatgtGCATCATGTTAAGCAGCTAaaggtgtttcatatggtaccataacattgccattaagtgaaacatttttgtacaattcatctttctaataacacattgcctccaaattgttgaaacctgTTTGAGCCACCTCAAGATAAATGAGTGCAACGttaacttagttttggactactatccatatacattacgtttcatgttttcatttctagacgTCTTttcaacaatgaaataactgaactcccagaaaaggttttctcaggactcacttCCTTATCTTCCCTGTAAGTATATTGAcctaaatacaatttaaaaatatGATATAGCTATGCGCCTGGTCACTCCACAAGCAATTGTCTGACTTTGTAGTAACAAAGCGATTCGCACAGCTTATTAAATCAAGTCTCAAGAGTAATTATTACGGGCCTTTTTAGGTCTAAAGTTAAGGTACTCTTTGACCTTATCCTTCTAATGTTAGTTCTATGACGCTATATAATTGAGGCTAATTGGGATTAGTTGTAATGCCACGAGTCTTATCTACCAAGAATTAGGTTAAGTCATGATCAGCGAGATCTGGGGAAGAAaactaaaatgaaattaaaaccacaattgattgcattgttcttccttatttagaattaaacaatgttgttgctaaggatttttttttaacgaagtgTTAATTAAGCAACTGTTTGGTACTTAAGAGCCACCTCTCTTAGGGAGGCTTAAAGGGGAACTCAAGGCTAATTTTAACTGTTTTTTGTATTGACGTTGACATTGGATGGATTAATTTTACAGGGAtaattggaaaattaaacgagacttacctgtaagttgaagtttgattgagattctatcgAGTCACCAACTGCACCAAAGGGATCACATGAGATTGcctagcgcatgcgcaacatcAGTATTTACAGCCGAAATGTGAATGGGAACAATGTATAGTAGTATTGCCTCAGAAGAGAGGTATAAGCCGTAATGGGTGGGCATACTAGAGTCATACCGTAACAAACCGAGGGTGGGCATGTGATCCCTTTGGTGCAGTTGGTGACTcgatagaatctcaatcaaacttcaacttacaggtaagtctcgtttaattttccaattctCTCTCGTCACTACTGCCCCAGGGATCCCATGAGACTTTAAAGCCACCATTCACATGAGGAAGATACGTATTCCCCACGTACACAGACAAATATAGAGTAGATAAACTATGTCTTTATTGACATTTAACATGAGCAGAGCCCAAACACCTGGGTTACATCTAGCTTATCTGCGTGTACAACATGGCAAACTAAAACTGCAAACACTCACAGTGTACAAATTTGGTCCCACTGAGGTTGAGCGAAACCTTGAATCATTGTTCAGAACTGCTGATGCAAAGGTACTTTCCTCCATGAGAGGCTTGTCATAGAACCGATCAAATGTCCCAGATGAAGACCAGCCTGCAGTTCGCAAAATTTCTTGAATAGGGACGGATGCACCTTTAGCCCTAGAGGTCGCAGCCATTCGAGTGCTGTGGGGTTTAAACATCGAAATATCTATGCCTGCACTTTCCATGGTTGTTCGAATCCACCTGGAGATTGTGTCCCTAGAGACCCGTTtgtgaggtttaacaaaacttATGAAAAGTTTTGTTTCAGCTCCTCGGAGAGATTGTGTCCGCCTAAGGTATTCTGTTAAATGACTGTACACACACAAAGCTTTGTTGACAGGGTATGCCTTAAGTATTACTGATGGCGTCTTATAGCTAGGCCGGCTTTGTTTGACATGCTCTGGTAATGAAAACTCATAAGACGATTCAGTCACTTTCATACACGCAGTGTCTAGCATATGTATACTTTGTCCTCTTTGAGCGGACACTAAGGCAATAAGCATAAGTAATTTAAGTGTCAAGGATTTCAGATCTAACTTCTCCACAGAGTCCTGAGCTGATAAGTACGTAAGCACCGTCTGGACATTCCAGGTGGTGTGGTATCTAGGTGTCGGTGGGTTAGACTTGTAAATTCCTCTCATGAATCTTGACACCAGAGGGTGGGTACCAAGAGTGTGATTGTTGGTAGGTAAAATAACTGCTGAAATGGCACTTCTTGCTGTGTTCAGAGTAGAGTATTTCAGACCCTTATCATGCAGGGTCACTAAAAAATCCAACACAGTTCCTATAGGGGGATCATATGGATTAGTTTCCCGTCCACGACAAAATTCGAGCCACTGTGCGACATATGGTTGGTACTGCTTATGGGTGTTAGCAGCCCAGGACTGCATGATGATTGATGTAGCTGCCTCTGAAATGTTTCTCTTGAGGATGATTGCCGGAGACTTGACATGCTAACAGTTTTAGGGTCTTTCCCAATGGATGAGGAGTTGTGCTGTGAGGTTGAGTCAGTAGATCTCTGGGTTGCGGTAGAAGGCGAGGGTGGTCCACCAATGACCGTAGAAGCACTGGAAACCAAGGTTGTGTGGGCCACAGGGGGACAAGAAGCACTCCTGAAGATTGGTCCTCCTCTATCTTCTGAAGGCAAAGGGTTATCAAGCTGAAAGGGGGAAACGCATAAAAATAATAAGGACCCCAACTCATGAGAAGAGCATTAGTAAACATGGCACCAGGATCTGGTCTCCATGATACATAAACTGGGACCTTAAAATTAAGCCTGGAAGCGAATAGGTCTACTTGGAAAGGGCCCCAAAGCTGGGCAAGCCTATTGTAAACTATCATAGATAGTGACCATTCTGTGgagtcattaatctttcgagaCTCTTTATCTGCCTCGGCATTAATACTGCCAGGAATGTGGGAAGCACTAATCCAAATATTCCTCTGAGAGCACCATTCCCAGATTTGGATGGCCATGTCATTACAATTCAGAGATTTAATTCCACCCATGGCATTGAGATAAGCCACTGTGGTGGTGTTATCCGATTGAATGCGAATATGTTTATTTTGCGTCCCACTGCATAGTGACTTAAGTCCTAACA from Montipora foliosa isolate CH-2021 unplaced genomic scaffold, ASM3666993v2 scaffold_423, whole genome shotgun sequence encodes:
- the LOC137988632 gene encoding uncharacterized protein — translated: MPITQDKPDFILTTDASKIGWGAVCGDNKTGGCWDLDEQQYHINYLESKAVLLGLKSLCSGTQNKHIRIQSDNTTTVAYLNAMGGIKSLNCNDMAIQIWEWCSQRNIWISASHIPGSINAEADKESRKINDSTEWSLSMIVYNRLAQLWGPFQVDLFASRLNFKVPVYVSWRPDPGAMFTNALLMSWGPYYFYAFPPFSLITLCLQKIEEDQSSGVLLVPLWPTQPWFPVLLRSLVDHPRLLPQPRDLLTQPHSTTPHPLGKTLKLLACQVSGNHPQEKHFRGSYINHHAVLGC